From Haemorhous mexicanus isolate bHaeMex1 chromosome 2, bHaeMex1.pri, whole genome shotgun sequence, the proteins below share one genomic window:
- the RPS3 gene encoding small ribosomal subunit protein uS3: protein MAVQISKKRKFVADGIFKAELNEFLTRELAEDGYSGVEVRVTPTRTEIIILATRTQNVLGEKGRRIRELTAVVQKRFGFPEGSVELYAEKVATRGLCAIAQAESLRYKLLGGLAVRRACYGVLRFIMESGAKGCEVVVSGKLRGQRAKSMKFVDGLMIHSGDPVNYYVDTAVRHVLLRQGVLGIKVKIMLPWDPSGKIGPKKPLPDHVSIVEPKEEILPTTPISEQKGGKPEQPAMPQPVPTA, encoded by the exons ATGGCGGTGCAGATCTCCAAGAAGCGCAAG TTTGTCGCTGATGGCATCTTCAAAGCAGAGCTGAACGAGTTCCTGACTCGGGAGCTGGCTGAGGATGGGTACTCCGGAGTGGAAGTCCGGGTCACTCCCACCAGGACTGAGATTATCATCCTTGCCACCAG AACTCAGAATGTCCTGGGAGAGAAGGGACGCCGGATCCGGGAGCTGACGGCTGTGGTGCAGAAGAGGTTTGGATTCCCCGAGGGAAGCGTGGAG CTCTACGCCGAGAAGGTGGCCACGAGGGGTCTGTGTGCCATCGCCCAGGCCGAGTCCCTGCGCTACAAGCtcctgggagggctggctgtgcGCAG agcctgctaCGGTGTCCTCCGCTTCATCATGGAGAGCGGGGCCAAGGGCTGTGAGGTCGTCGTGTCGGGCAAGCTGCGAGGTCAGCGGGCCAAGTCCATGAAGTTTGTGGATGGCTTGATGATCCACAGTGGGGACCCAGTGAATTACTACGTGGACACAGCCGTGCGTCACGTCCTACTCCGGCAGG GAGTACTGGGAATCAAAGTAAAGATTATGTTGCCTTGGGACCCCAGTGGAAAGATTGGCCCCAAAAAGCCTCTGCCAGACCACGTCAGCATCGTGGAACCCAAAGAAGAGATTTTGCCCACCACCCCCATTTCAGAGCAGAAAGGTGGCAAACCAGAACAGCCAGCCATGCCTCAGCCAGTGCCCACTGCCTGA
- the SERPINH1 gene encoding serpin H1 produces MWIIVGLALLGLAAAVPSEDRKLSDKATTLAERSTTLAFNLYHAMAKDKDMENILLSPVVVASSLGLVSLGGKATTASQAKAVLSADKLNDEYVHSGLAELLSEVSNSTARNVTWKIGNRLYGPASITFTEDFVKNSKKHYNYEHSKINFRDKRSALKSINEWAAQTTDGKLPEVTKDVEKTDGALIVNAMFFKPHWDEKFHHKMVDNRGFMVTRSYTVGVPMMHRTGLYNYYDDEAEKLQVVEMPLAHKLSSMIFIMPNHVEPLERVEKLLNKEQLKTWTGKMKKRSVAISLPKVVLEVSHDLQKHLGGLGLTEAIDKTKADLSKISGKKDLYLSNVFHAAALEWDTEGNPYDADIYGREEMRNPKLFYADHPFIFMIRDTKTNSILFIGRLVRPKGDKMRDEL; encoded by the exons ATGTGGATTATCGTGGGGCTGGCCCTCCTGGGCCTCGCTGCGGCCGTGCCCTCGGAGGACAGGAAGCTGAGCGACAAGGCCACCACGCTGGCCGAGCGCAGCACCACGCTGGCCTTCAACCTCTACCACGCCATGGCCAAAGACAAGGACATGGAGAACATCCTGCTGTCCCCCGTGGTGGTGGCCTCGTCCCTGGGGCTCGTGTCGCTGGGGGGCAAGGCCACGACGGCCTCGCAGGCCAAGGCGGTGCTGAGCGCGGACAAGCTGAACGATGAGTACGTGCACAGCGGGCTGGCCGAGCTCCTCAGCGAGGTCAGCAACAGCACCGCCCGCAACGTCACCTGGAAGATCGGCAACCGCCTCTACGGCCCCGCCTCCATCACCTTCACCGAGGACTTCGTCAAGAACAGCAAGAAGCACTACAACTACGAGCACTCCAAGATCAACTTCCGAGACAAGAGGAGCGCCCTCAAGTCCATCAACGAGTGGGCAGCACAGACCACGGATGGGAAACTCCCGGAGGTCACCAAAGATGTGGAGAAAACTGATGGGGCCCTCATTGTCAATGCCATGTTCTTCAAGC ctcacTGGGATGAGAAGTTCCATCATAAGATGGTGGACAACCGTGGCTTCATGGTGACACGTTCCTACACCGTGGGCGTGCCCATGATGCACCGCACAG GTCTCTACAATTACTATGATGATGAGGCAGAGAAGCTCCAGGTGGTAGAGATGCCACTGGCTCACAAGCTCTCCAGCATGATCTTCATCATGCCAAACCACGTGGAGCCTCTGGAGAGAGTGGAGAAACTGCTGAACAAGGAGCAGCTCAAGACGTGGACTGGCAAGATGAAGAAGAGATCAGTGGCCATCTCGCTGCCAAAAGTTGTCCTGGAAGTCAGCCACGACCTGCAG AAACACTTGGGTGGTCTGGGCCTGACAGAAGCCATTGACAAAACCAAGGCTGACTTGTCCAAGATCTCCGGCAAGAAAGACCTTTACCTGTCCAACGTGTTCCACGCCGCGGCTCTGGAGTGGGACACGGAAGGGAACCCCTACGACGCCGACATCTATGGCCGAGAGGAGATGAGGAACCCCAAACTCTTCTACGCTGACCACCCCTTCATCTTCATGATCAGGGACACTAAAACCAACTCCATCCTCTTCATCGGCAGGCTCGTGAGGCCCAAAGGCGACAAGATGCGCGATGAGTTGTAG